From a single Brassica rapa cultivar Chiifu-401-42 chromosome A01, CAAS_Brap_v3.01, whole genome shotgun sequence genomic region:
- the LOC103867996 gene encoding uncharacterized protein LOC103867996, with translation MKKSGILAASISAVASATAISAASTNTSLSFSLPETNLSRQDSKEKQRKKKGSEDEGDEKFAPRFDGLRFIETLVTAHR, from the exons ATGAAGAAATCTGGAATTCTTGCAGCCTCTATCTCTGCAGTCGCTTCCGCCACGGCCATCTCCGCCGCGTCTACCAACACCTCCCTATCATTCTCTTTGCCGGAAACCAATCTTTCCCGCCAG gattcaaaagaaaaacagaggaagaagaaaggttCGGAAGATGAAGGAGATGAAAAGTTTGCTCCAAGGTTTGATGGGTTAAGATTCATCGAGACGCTTGTTACTGCTCATCGGTGA
- the LOC103868012 gene encoding basic salivary proline-rich protein 1: MASDRVNSGSKGFDFGSDDILCSYDDFANQEDSSNGPNSDPAIAANKEFHKTRMARSSVFPTSSYTPPDDSLSQDIINATVERTMKKYSDNVMRFLEGISSRLSQLELYCYNLDKTIGEMRSELSRDNEEADVKLRSMDKHLQEVHRSVQILRDKQELFDTQKELARLQLVQKDSSSSSHGEERVATPVPEPKKIENTSDAHNKQLALALPHQLAPQPQPQHQHQQQYYMPPTSQLQNTPAPAPVPAPPAQAQFMPPPPAPSHPSSAQPQSFPQYQQNWPPQPQARPQSSGAYPTYSLAPPSNQSPVEPLPSSMQMQSPYPGPPQQSMQAYGYGAPPPQAPQQTKMSYNPQTGDGYLPAGPPPPPGYANAMYESGRMQYPPPQPHQQQHAHYMQGPQGGGYAPQQHQAGGGNTGTPPPVSRSKYGELIEKLVSMGFRGDHVMAVIQRMEESGQPIDFNALLDRLSAQSSGGPPRGW, encoded by the exons ATGGCGTCGGATCGGGTCAACTCGGGATCGAAAGGCTTCGATTTCGGGTCCGATGATATCCTCTGCTCTTACGACGACTTTGCCAACCAGGAGGACTCCTCTAATGGTCCCAACTCCGATCCTGCCATCGCTGCCAACAAG GAGTTTCACAAGACCAGGATGGCGAGGTCTTCTGTTTTCCCTACAAGCTCTTACACTCCACCAGATGACTCTTTGAGCCAAGACATTATTAATGCAACTGTTGAAAGGACCATGAAGAAGTATTCTGACAACGTGATGCGCTTTCTTGAAGGCATCAGCTCTCGCTTGTCCCAGCTTGAGCTCTACTGCTACAACCTTGATAAGACTATTGGCGAGATGAGGTCGGAGTTGTCTCGTGATAACGAGGAGGCTGATGTCAAGCTTAGATCCATGGACAAACATCTTCAAGAGGTGCATAGGTCTGTCCAGATTCTTAGAGACAAACAAGAGTTATTTGATACGCAGAAAGAGCTTGCGAGGCTTCAACTTGTGCAGAAagattcttcttcctcttcacatGGTGAGGAGCGGGTTGCCACTCCTGTTCCAGAGCCTAAGAAGATTGAGAACACCTCAGATGCACACAACAAACAGCTTGCACTTGCTTTGCCTCACCAACTAGCACCACAGCCACAGCCACAGCATCAGCATCAGCAGCAGTATTACATGCCTCCTACTTCACAGCTTCAAAACACACCTGCACCAGCGCCCGTTCCTGCGCCACCAGCGCAGGCTCAGTTCATGCCCCCACCTCCTGCTCCATCTCACCCAAGCTCAGCTCAACCTCAGTCATTCCCGCAGTACCAGCAAAACTGGCCTCCTCAGCCACAGGCCAGGCCACAGTCCAGTGGAGCCTACCCAACATACTCGCTTGCGCCACCAAGCAACCAGTCTCCCGTAGAACCGTTGCCAAGCAGCATGCAGATGCAATCACCATACCCTGGACCTCCTCAACAGTCGATGCAAGCTTACGGATATGGTGCACCACCACCACAGGCTCCGCAGCAGACAAAGATGTCTTATAACCCCCAGACAGGCGATGGCTATCTACCCGCAgggcctcctcctcctccggggTATGCCAATGCCATGTATGAAAGTGGTCGGATGCAATACCCACCACCTCAGCCACATCAGCAGCAGCATGCCCATTACATGCAAGGTCCACAAGGTGGTGGGTACGCTCCTCAGCAGCACCAGGCAGGTGGTGGAAACACTGGGACACCACCTCCTGTGTCAAGATCAAAATACGGTGAACTGATAGAGAAGCTAGTGAGCATGGGTTTCAGAGGAGACCACGTGATGGCCGTGATCCAGAGGATGGAGGAGAGTGGCCAACCTATAGACTTCAACGCCCTCCTTGACAGATTGAGCGCGCAGTCCTCAGGTGGGCCTCCCAGAGGGTGGTGA
- the LOC103868021 gene encoding uncharacterized protein LOC103868021, translating to MMTPVKKNSAIRPVEFYGNGLPRPRFFDNPKFNSHRVDPPLSVLDPLLSWAREAHWSMGGLNFTRLRLQGRIEGNVDKLRAQLEKSSPLEKRSGFDSPPAAPVAVKRRRYIDLNDEEEEEICLASIRRKLSDDFDRVAGESDSKAIKKPVESKSIVKDKKKKTESSSTRSSPRLS from the coding sequence ATGATGACGCCGGTGAAGAAAAACTCCGCCATTAGGCCCGTGGAGTTCTACGGAAACGGTCTTCCCCGTCCTCGTTTCTTCGATAACCCTAAGTTCAACTCTCACCGCGTCGATCCGCCGCTCTCTGTGCTCGATCCTCTTCTCTCGTGGGCCAGAGAAGCTCACTGGTCCATGGGCGGTCTCAACTTCACGCGCCTCCGTCTCCAGGGCCGAATCGAAGGAAACGTCGACAAGCTACGCGCTCAGCTCGAGAAATCCAGTCCGTTGGAGAAGAGATCTGGTTTCGATTCTCCTCCCGCAGCTCCTGTTGCGGTTAAACGAAGGAGGTACATAGATCTcaacgatgaagaagaagaagagatctgTTTGGCTAGCATCAGGAGAAAGCTCTCTGATGATTTCGATAGAGTCGCTGGAGAGAGTGACTCCAAAGCCATTAAGAAACCGGTTGAATCAAAGTCCATCGTGAaggataagaagaagaagactgagtCAAGCTCAACGAGGTCGTCTCCAAGATTAAGCTAA
- the LOC103868032 gene encoding mannan endo-1,4-beta-mannosidase 5 isoform X1, which translates to MVPARNGSAIPVLGFLICAAFIYLSFRDLWLNHKWRTEIGFVKRNGTQFVVDGKALYVNGWNSYWFMDHAVNEHSRYLVSEMLETGAKMGLTVCRTWAFNDGGYNALQISPGRFDERVFKALDHVIAEAKKHDVRLLLCLVNNLQAYGGKSQYVQWAWQEGVGLSSSNDSFFFDPSIRKYFKNYLTALLTRKNSVTGIEYRNDPTIFAWELINEPRCTSDVSGDTLQVSPAFSHLLVITFRLFTIQQKYQYGVVLVGSQDWIDEMTSFIKSIDDKHLLTVGLEGFYGPNSPKRLTVNPEMWPSELGTDFVRNSNSSNIDFASVHIYPDHWFHNQTFEDKLKFVVQWMQSHIEDGMKELKKPVLFTEFGLSNLNKDYEPSQRERFYRTIFDVVYKSAKRRKAGAGTLVWQLFMEGMEGFNDEFGIVPHEQDPMYRLMVEQSCRLGKVTGRREEHKLRKLCSHKH; encoded by the exons ATGGTTCCGGCAAGGAACGGGTCAGCGATACCAGTTCTTGGGTTCTTGATATGTGCAGCCTTCATCTACCTCTCGTTCAGGGACTTGTGGCTGAATCACAAGTGGAGAACGGAGATAGGGTTTGTGAAACGGAACGGAACTCAGTTCGTGGTGGACGGTAAGGCTCTGTATGTGAATGGGTGGAACTCGTATTGGTTCATGGACCATGCGGTTAATGAACACAGTAGATACCTTGTGAGTGAAATGCTCGAAACTGGAGCCAAGATGGGTCTCACTGTTTGTAGAACTTGGGCTTTTAATGACGGTGGATACAACGCTCTTCAGATCTCTCCTGGCAGATTCGATGAGCGAGTCTTCAAG GCCTTGGATCATGTGATTGCAGAGGCGAAGAAGCATGATGTTAGGTTGCTTCTTTGCTTAGTGAACAACTTGCAGGCGTACGGAGGGAAGTCACAGTATGTGCAATGGGCATGGCAAGAAGGAGTTGGTCTCAGCTCCTCTAATGATTCCTTCTTCTTTGACCCTTCTATCCGCAAATACTTCAAGAACTATCTCACG GCTCTGCTGACTCGCAAGAACTCAGTAACTGGAATAGAGTACAGAAACGACCCGACGATTTTCGCTTGGGAGTTGATAAACGAGCCTAGATGCACCTCTGATGTCTCTGGCGACACTCTCCAAGTCAGTCCTGCATTTTCTCACTTATTAGTTATCACTTTCAGATTGTTTACTATTCAACAAAAGTATCAATATGGTGTTGTTCTTGTGGGATCACAGGACTGGATAGACGAAATGACAAGCTTCATAAAATCAATTGATGACAAGCATCTCCTCACTGTTGGTCTTGAAGGCTTCTACGGTCCCAATAGCCCGAAACGGCTGACAGTTAATCCAGAAATGTGGCCCTCTGAGCTTGGAACAGACTTTGTTCGAAACTCAAACTCCTCAAACATAGACTTCGCGTCTGTTCACATCTACCCTGATCACTG GTTTCATAATCAAACCTTTGAAGATAAGCTAAAGTTCGTGGTGCAATGGATGCAATCTCACATCGAAGACGGGATGAAAGAGCTCAAGAAGCCAGTCCTGTTCACGGAGTTTGGGCTCTCGAACCTGAACAAAGACTACGAGCCATCGCAGAGAGAACGTTTCTACAGAACCATCTTCGACGTGGTGTACAaatcagcaaagagaaggaaGGCAGGGGCGGGGACGCTGGTGTGGCAGCTGTTCATGGAAGGCATGGAAGGTTTCAACGACGAGTTTGGGATTGTTCCACACGAACAAGACCCCATGTATAGGTTAATGGTCGAACAATCTTGCAGGTTGGGTAAAGTCACAGGACGTCGTGAGGAACATAAGTTGAGAAAACTGTGTTCCCACAAACATTGA
- the LOC103868032 gene encoding mannan endo-1,4-beta-mannosidase 5 isoform X2 — translation MVPARNGSAIPVLGFLICAAFIYLSFRDLWLNHKWRTEIGFVKRNGTQFVVDGKALYVNGWNSYWFMDHAVNEHSRYLVSEMLETGAKMGLTVCRTWAFNDGGYNALQISPGRFDERVFKALDHVIAEAKKHDVRLLLCLVNNLQAYGGKSQYVQWAWQEGVGLSSSNDSFFFDPSIRKYFKNYLTALLTRKNSVTGIEYRNDPTIFAWELINEPRCTSDVSGDTLQDWIDEMTSFIKSIDDKHLLTVGLEGFYGPNSPKRLTVNPEMWPSELGTDFVRNSNSSNIDFASVHIYPDHWFHNQTFEDKLKFVVQWMQSHIEDGMKELKKPVLFTEFGLSNLNKDYEPSQRERFYRTIFDVVYKSAKRRKAGAGTLVWQLFMEGMEGFNDEFGIVPHEQDPMYRLMVEQSCRLGKVTGRREEHKLRKLCSHKH, via the exons ATGGTTCCGGCAAGGAACGGGTCAGCGATACCAGTTCTTGGGTTCTTGATATGTGCAGCCTTCATCTACCTCTCGTTCAGGGACTTGTGGCTGAATCACAAGTGGAGAACGGAGATAGGGTTTGTGAAACGGAACGGAACTCAGTTCGTGGTGGACGGTAAGGCTCTGTATGTGAATGGGTGGAACTCGTATTGGTTCATGGACCATGCGGTTAATGAACACAGTAGATACCTTGTGAGTGAAATGCTCGAAACTGGAGCCAAGATGGGTCTCACTGTTTGTAGAACTTGGGCTTTTAATGACGGTGGATACAACGCTCTTCAGATCTCTCCTGGCAGATTCGATGAGCGAGTCTTCAAG GCCTTGGATCATGTGATTGCAGAGGCGAAGAAGCATGATGTTAGGTTGCTTCTTTGCTTAGTGAACAACTTGCAGGCGTACGGAGGGAAGTCACAGTATGTGCAATGGGCATGGCAAGAAGGAGTTGGTCTCAGCTCCTCTAATGATTCCTTCTTCTTTGACCCTTCTATCCGCAAATACTTCAAGAACTATCTCACG GCTCTGCTGACTCGCAAGAACTCAGTAACTGGAATAGAGTACAGAAACGACCCGACGATTTTCGCTTGGGAGTTGATAAACGAGCCTAGATGCACCTCTGATGTCTCTGGCGACACTCTCCAA GACTGGATAGACGAAATGACAAGCTTCATAAAATCAATTGATGACAAGCATCTCCTCACTGTTGGTCTTGAAGGCTTCTACGGTCCCAATAGCCCGAAACGGCTGACAGTTAATCCAGAAATGTGGCCCTCTGAGCTTGGAACAGACTTTGTTCGAAACTCAAACTCCTCAAACATAGACTTCGCGTCTGTTCACATCTACCCTGATCACTG GTTTCATAATCAAACCTTTGAAGATAAGCTAAAGTTCGTGGTGCAATGGATGCAATCTCACATCGAAGACGGGATGAAAGAGCTCAAGAAGCCAGTCCTGTTCACGGAGTTTGGGCTCTCGAACCTGAACAAAGACTACGAGCCATCGCAGAGAGAACGTTTCTACAGAACCATCTTCGACGTGGTGTACAaatcagcaaagagaaggaaGGCAGGGGCGGGGACGCTGGTGTGGCAGCTGTTCATGGAAGGCATGGAAGGTTTCAACGACGAGTTTGGGATTGTTCCACACGAACAAGACCCCATGTATAGGTTAATGGTCGAACAATCTTGCAGGTTGGGTAAAGTCACAGGACGTCGTGAGGAACATAAGTTGAGAAAACTGTGTTCCCACAAACATTGA
- the LOC103868047 gene encoding uncharacterized protein LOC103868047 yields the protein METEPSNCQFEGKGKDFNLTAKKRHVKNTAQSLRSPVRACVSRDIRFDWPQVETKERTYGHFPFLTILHRKTHTQKKESEEERTLDRESIYTTTTSVTSRQNRIIVRSGVLMADNEEQERTTSYKLFLKVISKRRTWVCLFLVVYAILLSSSWNSLNSIVDWYGENHQTSSGWPAVYASVLLGVVFGVLSMSAALFIAVPAIVVIWISVVVSMAFAGKSRRRVVVEGRKVTKEIAGFVFRVLLKEGNVVALLCALLAYFVFFNSYSISS from the coding sequence ATGGAAACTGAGCCCTCCAACTGTCAGTTTGAAGGAAAAGGCAAAGACTTTAACTTGACCGCTAAGAAAAGACACGTGAAAAACACTGCCCAGTCTCTGAGGTCACCAGTAAGAGCGTGTGTTTCACGCGACATCAGATTCGACTGGCCTCAAGTAGAAACTAAAGAACGAACGTACGGCCACTTTCCTTTTCTCACAATTCTTCACCGCAAAACTCACACCCAAAAAAaggaatcagaagaagaaagaacattagACAGAGAGAGCATATATACTACTACCACAAGTGTTACCAGCAGACAGAACAGGATCATAGTCAGATCTGGTGTTTTAATGGCGGACAATGAAGAACAGGAGAGGACGACCTCGTACAAGCTGTTTTTGAAAGTAATAAGCAAGAGAAGAACATGGGTCTGTCTCTTTCTTGTTGTCTACGCGATCCTCCTGTCTTCTTCTTGGAACTCGCTGAACTCGATTGTAGATTGGTACGGAGAGAACCATCAGACGTCGTCTGGATGGCCGGCGGTTTACGCTTCGGTGCTTCTTGGGGTTGTGTTCGGAGTTCTATCGATGTCGGCGGCGCTGTTCATAGCTGTGCCGGCGATCGTGGTGATATGGATATCAGTGGTGGTATCGATGGCGTTCGCTGGAAAATCGAGGAGGAGAGTCGTGGTGGAAGGGAGGAAAGTGACGAAAGAGATCGCTGGGTTTGTGTTTAGGGTTCTGCTCAAAGAAGGAAACGTTGTGGCTCTTCTTTGCGCTCTTCTTGCTTACTTCGTCTTCTTTAATTCTTACTCTATCTCTTCTTGA
- the LOC103868065 gene encoding uncharacterized protein LOC103868065 — MDRQDSDDIMKFLDGMASSDDVLFGFLDGGNHSPEVYPDTGSFAAGEDSDAENDAAGCNSEENKTFWLEQEQLLQATLYRTSSIETKIRQAAKQALKEVRSEGTQCVCRKPVPGGCRSCLRGEVARRLREAGYDCVSCKSKWRSNHEIPAGEHEYLEIVDQSGSKKVEIRVVIELSFRAEFEMARGSEEYKRVVGILPEVYVGKTERLRTLIKILCMAAKKCMKDKKMHMGPWRKHKYMQAKWLGTCERKSMRLVAETKTETEEEDIIAKAKQRVSMLNYGIFENVSAGMGRPAAVAVV; from the exons ATGGATCGTCAAGATTCCGATGACATAATGAAGTTTCTCGACGGCATGGCTAGCTCCGACGATGTTTTATTTGGTTTCCTCGACGGAGGAAACCATTCACCGGAGGTTTACCCTGACACCGGTAGCTTCGCCGCCGGTGAAGATTCCGATGCAGAAAACGATGCAGCCGGTTGCAATTCCGAAGAGAACAAAACCTTTTGGCTTGAACAAGAACAACTTCTCCAG GCGACACTGTATAGGACAAGTTCAATTGAGACAAAGATTCGACAAGCAGCGAAACAAGCGTTGAAAGAAGTGAGATCAGAAGGCACGCAATGTGTCTGCCGGAAACCCGTGCCCGGCGGTTGCCGTAGCTGTTTACGCGGCGAAGTGGCTCGCCGTCTCCGAGAGGCCGGCTATGATTGCGTCAGCTGTAAATCCAAATGGAGAAGCAATCATGAAATCCCTGCAG GTGAGCATGAATATTTGGAAATTGTGGACCAATCGGGATCGAAGAAAGTCGAGATCCGTGTGGTGATCGAGCTATCTTTCAGGGCTGAGTTTGAGATGGCGAGGGGTAGTGAGGAGTACAAGCGAGTCGTTGGAATATTACCTGAAGTGTACGTGGGGAAAACAGAGAGGCTAAGAAcactaataaaaatattgtgcATGGCTGCGAAAAAGTGCATGAAAGACAAGAAAATGCACATGGGTCCTTGGAGAAAACACAAGTATATGCAAGCCAAATGGCTCGGTACCTGCGAGAGAAAATCTATGAGGCTGGTTGCTGAGACTAAGACGGAGACTGAGGAGGAGGATATCATTGCCAAAGCTAAACAGAGAGTTTCTATGCTGAATTATGGTATTTTTGAAAACGTATCCGCCGGAATGGGCCGTCCGGCCGCCGTAGCGGTCGTGTGA